A stretch of Leptospira bouyouniensis DNA encodes these proteins:
- a CDS encoding methyl-accepting chemotaxis protein, translating into MSIRQRVSLFIAGILFVGFTILTSFQIYRTITDLKSEIQENAKITSEKWSFQIQEHLNAMMGVIRGYRFALFYASPPRDSMVSSLREILERNDNIFGIWLCYEPNAYEGRDAAFIGKPGHDKTGRFIPYLHHTLDGKINFEPLVDYDNPNGAGDFYLQVKKTNKAKVFGPYEYLAGGKKIQMISLVVPIYPKGKFLGAAGIDLDISTLQEKIGDNRAFRGQGYISFISDNGTYVMYGQDKGKLGTKIQNPDHLKIYLEKLKLGEMFTIHHDGITDYFTPFHIGKDPQFWALQVSIPDSIVTEQVTKVVISSITISLLILFVVLFFLNFVFKNLISNRLNKAISFSSQIASGDLSTNADEINQDEIGSLLESMNQMRNSLVSIIGDIKLTVHKLGNQSTQMASTSQNLSDISQTQASAAEESSAAVEELSASADNVGKSMEEAVLKMKEIDKSVLTLREEVQNINKEMEYLAKFASESREHAVIGETAMNESTKAMEDIGEKAERISEVLDIITEISEKTNLLALNAAIEAARAGDAGRGFAVVAEEIGKLALQTGASVKEIGDLVFSTNSAVENGNRKVSEAAQVLNLLNNRVKEFETSAKRVLNSVLKQENNAKDIAQNSNLLTNLNLQIEEAVFEQKRATEEISKTIISISNGTQDVASGSDQLTIVSAEIASQASYLSTQVEKFKLT; encoded by the coding sequence ATGAGTATTCGCCAGAGGGTTTCTCTTTTTATCGCAGGAATTTTGTTTGTTGGTTTTACAATATTAACCTCCTTTCAGATCTACCGTACCATCACGGATCTGAAATCGGAAATCCAAGAAAATGCAAAAATCACCTCTGAAAAATGGTCCTTCCAAATCCAAGAACATTTGAATGCGATGATGGGAGTGATTCGTGGGTATCGATTTGCTTTATTTTATGCCTCACCTCCTCGGGACTCAATGGTAAGCAGTCTTAGGGAAATTTTGGAAAGGAACGATAATATTTTTGGGATTTGGTTGTGTTATGAACCAAATGCCTACGAAGGTAGAGATGCCGCTTTTATTGGAAAACCTGGGCACGATAAAACAGGAAGGTTTATCCCATACTTACACCATACACTTGATGGAAAAATTAATTTTGAACCACTTGTAGATTATGACAATCCGAATGGAGCTGGAGACTTTTACCTCCAGGTAAAAAAAACAAACAAAGCAAAAGTTTTTGGACCCTATGAATACCTTGCAGGTGGAAAAAAAATCCAAATGATATCACTTGTTGTTCCCATTTATCCTAAAGGAAAATTTTTAGGTGCCGCCGGGATCGATTTAGACATAAGCACCTTACAAGAAAAAATTGGAGACAACAGAGCATTCCGCGGGCAAGGATATATATCATTTATTTCAGATAACGGAACCTATGTGATGTATGGTCAGGATAAAGGAAAACTTGGTACAAAAATACAAAATCCTGACCATCTGAAAATATATTTAGAGAAATTGAAACTCGGGGAGATGTTTACCATTCACCATGATGGAATCACCGACTATTTTACACCCTTTCATATAGGAAAAGATCCTCAATTTTGGGCGTTACAAGTCAGTATCCCTGATTCGATCGTAACAGAACAAGTCACGAAAGTTGTAATAAGCTCAATTACAATTTCACTTTTGATTCTTTTTGTTGTATTGTTTTTCTTAAATTTTGTGTTTAAGAATCTGATTAGCAATCGCTTAAACAAAGCCATTTCCTTTTCTTCTCAAATTGCGAGTGGCGATTTATCTACGAACGCCGATGAAATCAACCAAGATGAAATTGGAAGTTTGTTAGAATCTATGAATCAAATGAGGAATAGTTTGGTTTCCATTATCGGAGATATCAAACTTACAGTACACAAATTGGGAAACCAATCGACGCAGATGGCATCTACATCTCAAAATTTGTCAGACATATCACAAACCCAGGCAAGTGCAGCAGAAGAGTCTTCAGCTGCAGTAGAAGAATTATCTGCTTCCGCTGACAATGTTGGTAAGTCGATGGAAGAAGCAGTTCTCAAAATGAAAGAAATTGACAAGTCTGTATTAACCCTTCGTGAAGAAGTGCAAAACATTAATAAAGAAATGGAATATCTTGCCAAATTTGCATCCGAATCAAGAGAACACGCTGTGATTGGTGAAACAGCTATGAATGAATCAACGAAAGCAATGGAAGACATCGGTGAAAAGGCAGAACGAATCAGTGAGGTTTTAGATATCATCACTGAAATTTCGGAAAAAACAAATTTATTAGCTTTGAATGCGGCCATTGAAGCAGCAAGAGCAGGGGATGCTGGAAGAGGATTTGCAGTCGTTGCAGAAGAAATTGGAAAACTCGCCTTACAAACTGGAGCTTCGGTAAAAGAAATTGGTGACCTTGTTTTTTCTACTAATTCAGCAGTCGAAAACGGGAACAGAAAGGTATCGGAAGCTGCTCAAGTTTTAAACTTGTTGAATAATCGTGTCAAAGAATTTGAAACTTCAGCAAAACGAGTATTAAACTCTGTTCTTAAGCAAGAAAACAATGCAAAAGATATAGCACAAAATTCGAACCTACTTACAAATCTAAATTTACAAATCGAAGAGGCAGTTTTTGAACAAAAACGTGCCACCGAAGAAATATCTAAAACAATCATTAGCATTTCAAATGGAACGCAAGATGTTGCCTCTGGTTCAGACCAACTAACGATTGTCTCGGCAGAGATTGCATCACAAGCTTCCTACCTTTCCACTCAGGTAGAGAAGTTTAAATTGACATAA
- a CDS encoding HpcH/HpaI aldolase/citrate lyase family protein — MALTHPQSALFAGEKPFPIIPACEHFAGSEKLITKALELQNKLGGLFDITMDCEDGAQTGKEKEHAEMIVRIQNSELNKHKMSGVRIHDYTNEHWRGDIDIIVPGAGNVIAYITIPKPTKASQVKEQITYIQEACKKAGIKREIPIHVLIETHGALNDVFEIASLPWLQVLDFGLMDFISGHHGAIPASCMKSPGQFDHELLRRAKSSMVAAALMNGVIPAHNVTLDLKNTYQTYQDAKRAHDEFGFLRMWSIYPAQIQSILDAMAPNFAETQTACDILIKAQDADWGPIQHDGDLHDRATYRYFWELVQRAKLTGQKLPDEVEKRFFSK; from the coding sequence ATGGCACTGACTCACCCGCAATCAGCTCTCTTTGCAGGAGAAAAACCTTTCCCTATCATCCCTGCTTGTGAACACTTCGCTGGATCTGAAAAACTCATCACAAAAGCACTCGAGTTACAAAACAAACTTGGTGGTCTTTTTGATATTACGATGGACTGTGAAGACGGTGCCCAAACAGGGAAAGAAAAAGAACATGCCGAAATGATTGTTCGTATTCAAAATTCTGAATTGAACAAACATAAAATGAGTGGTGTTCGTATTCATGATTATACAAACGAACATTGGAGAGGTGATATTGATATCATCGTTCCAGGTGCAGGAAATGTAATTGCTTATATCACAATTCCAAAACCAACTAAAGCAAGCCAAGTAAAAGAACAAATCACTTACATCCAAGAAGCTTGTAAAAAAGCTGGGATCAAAAGAGAAATTCCAATTCACGTATTAATTGAAACACACGGTGCACTTAACGATGTATTTGAAATCGCAAGTTTGCCTTGGTTACAAGTTTTGGATTTTGGATTAATGGACTTCATCTCTGGTCACCACGGTGCAATCCCTGCTTCTTGTATGAAGTCACCAGGACAGTTTGATCACGAATTACTTCGACGTGCAAAATCTTCTATGGTTGCTGCGGCTCTTATGAATGGAGTGATCCCTGCACACAACGTAACTTTAGATTTGAAAAACACATACCAAACATACCAAGATGCAAAACGAGCTCACGATGAGTTTGGTTTTTTACGTATGTGGTCAATTTATCCAGCACAAATCCAATCGATTTTGGATGCTATGGCACCTAACTTTGCAGAAACTCAAACCGCTTGTGATATCCTTATCAAAGCACAAGATGCAGATTGGGGACCAATCCAACACGATGGTGACCTTCATGACCGTGCAACTTACAGATATTTCTGGGAATTGGTTCAAAGGGCTAAACTTACAGGACAAAAACTTCCAGACGAAGTTGAGAAAAGATTTTTCTCAAAATAA
- a CDS encoding bacitracin resistance protein BacA, with protein MEPNEPYTPPGGPPTANPNIKLLFQKWGEEKIRHLVSDFYDRIKESEIRWMFQGDWELAKEKQADFLIQVLGGPSYYIEKWGPARMRMRHFVFPISEKERSIWFQCYDEALQGFDFEHDDKIDFLYFLDGFSGWMVNRKEPPWEKYS; from the coding sequence TTGGAACCGAACGAACCTTACACCCCACCAGGTGGACCACCTACTGCGAATCCAAATATCAAACTCCTCTTCCAAAAATGGGGTGAGGAAAAAATTCGTCATTTGGTCTCAGACTTTTATGACCGTATCAAAGAATCTGAAATCCGATGGATGTTCCAAGGTGATTGGGAACTTGCAAAAGAAAAACAAGCTGATTTTCTCATCCAGGTGTTAGGTGGACCAAGTTATTATATCGAGAAATGGGGACCCGCAAGGATGCGGATGCGCCATTTCGTTTTTCCTATATCAGAAAAAGAACGATCCATTTGGTTTCAATGTTACGATGAAGCCTTACAGGGATTTGATTTTGAACATGATGATAAAATTGATTTTCTATATTTTTTAGATGGATTTAGTGGATGGATGGTTAATCGGAAAGAACCACCATGGGAAAAGTATTCCTGA